One window from the genome of Paenibacillus azoreducens encodes:
- a CDS encoding M20 metallopeptidase family protein has product MTGTWTLTELQQTRRTLHAWPEIAGKEERTRKFVRRFIENRTSKINILYDGDNGVIAQYDAGGNAPTVAFRAELDGLPLLDGKQVDYRSRNEGMHHACGHDAHMTILLYFLLYVDSLEECDANVLFVFQSAEEVFAGARELLPILQPLGIDYMYALHVTPNLYAGYFSLRPAKMMAGSLTIEIAADLVHGHAAENSGITDLLAVIDRFCKEYNQGNQRCIVTHVNTNGYYNVTASELKMYVNFRSEETANSRIGLQLLQSCIAGHPWVRDMEVTEISAYPALYNDETLTTLTTSVFKKRFGDQWVLECPFLFSSDDFSFYGDLPGIKTCYYFIGSYLGDEIKVHTETFDIDEKCLLYGLESFKVILKLVRHLKRSS; this is encoded by the coding sequence ATGACGGGCACATGGACATTAACGGAGTTACAGCAAACAAGGCGTACTCTCCATGCTTGGCCCGAGATTGCAGGGAAAGAAGAGAGAACCAGAAAGTTCGTCAGGCGATTTATTGAGAATAGAACGTCAAAAATTAATATTCTTTATGATGGAGATAATGGGGTAATCGCCCAATATGATGCAGGGGGAAACGCGCCAACCGTTGCATTTCGCGCCGAGTTGGACGGGTTGCCCCTGCTTGACGGGAAGCAAGTGGATTATCGCAGCAGGAATGAAGGCATGCATCATGCATGCGGGCATGACGCTCACATGACTATTTTGTTATATTTCCTTCTATACGTGGATTCCTTAGAGGAATGCGATGCCAATGTGCTGTTTGTGTTTCAATCTGCGGAAGAAGTGTTTGCTGGCGCCCGCGAGCTGCTGCCGATTCTGCAGCCTTTAGGGATTGATTACATGTATGCTCTGCATGTTACTCCCAACTTGTATGCAGGTTATTTTTCTCTGCGTCCAGCAAAAATGATGGCCGGCAGCCTTACGATTGAGATTGCGGCAGATCTCGTTCATGGTCATGCGGCGGAAAATTCCGGGATAACGGATCTGCTGGCAGTGATAGACCGATTTTGCAAGGAATACAATCAGGGGAATCAGAGATGTATAGTAACACATGTCAACACAAATGGTTATTATAACGTTACAGCCAGCGAATTGAAGATGTATGTTAACTTTCGCTCGGAAGAAACGGCGAACAGCCGTATTGGCCTGCAACTGCTTCAATCCTGCATTGCCGGTCATCCGTGGGTTCGGGACATGGAAGTAACGGAAATATCCGCGTATCCTGCTTTGTATAATGATGAAACTTTAACGACGCTAACCACAAGCGTTTTCAAAAAGCGTTTTGGAGACCAATGGGTTCTGGAATGTCCTTTTTTGTTCTCGAGTGACGACTTTTCATTTTACGGCGATTTGCCGGGAATTAAGACATGTTATTATTTTATCGGATCTTACCTGGGTGATGAAATCAAAGTTCATACGGAAACGTTTGATATTGATGAAAAATGTCTGCTGTATGGATTGGAGAGCTTCAAGGTGATTCTTAAGCTGGTACGGCATCTGAAGCGATCAAGCTAA
- a CDS encoding DUF6609 family protein has protein sequence MNFNKKEQFLNKRICGLWLIWIAFIILASAAFGGRQQILPEIFYPGYVLGIIFILNNKSVYRMFSFGRPTQFQKRMTFVSILFMMVLMVLISGKYYAHHDYRMVWLGAFLAIALHFIPFSTVHGNVMVLLAIPLFINAMVGFSSPNIPFREIAYVDALIKFIFGAVLFRSKNPLRESRLLTRR, from the coding sequence GTGAATTTCAACAAGAAAGAGCAGTTTCTAAACAAGCGCATTTGCGGTCTTTGGTTAATCTGGATTGCCTTTATCATCCTGGCTAGCGCAGCCTTTGGAGGACGGCAGCAAATACTTCCAGAAATATTTTATCCGGGTTATGTGCTGGGGATCATTTTTATATTAAACAACAAAAGCGTGTACCGCATGTTTTCTTTCGGGCGGCCAACGCAGTTCCAGAAGCGGATGACGTTCGTTTCGATTCTTTTTATGATGGTATTGATGGTGCTGATTTCCGGAAAGTATTACGCTCACCATGATTACAGGATGGTCTGGTTAGGAGCGTTTTTGGCAATTGCGCTGCATTTTATTCCCTTTTCAACCGTTCACGGCAATGTGATGGTACTCCTGGCTATTCCTCTATTTATTAACGCTATGGTAGGATTTAGTTCTCCTAACATCCCTTTTCGGGAAATCGCTTATGTGGATGCGCTCATTAAATTCATTTTCGGAGCAGTTCTTTTTCGCTCAAAAAATCCCTTGCGCGAAAGCAGGCTTCTAACGCGACGATAA
- a CDS encoding SagB family peptide dehydrogenase — MDSRITVSRMGRIVQQDPQFHLPNLPRFPSAFAVIPTSDVVIVHGGEELAVFRGRARDVLNRLLPMLDGTRDIGQICGSFREFSSQAVIDCIALLYMRGLLEDAAADGTWDLSSLDQETVFYFQRQLDSTRIHASSLQGIKKLKETHLGVYTNISDSYLLREGLLQAGIGEVSLQDFGVDIRLTNETFVLAAVNGNLSELEIRRLADVCARQEIPWLLSLTCGHMGMLGPYFERSETACYGCFEELLQGMADFTGDTPSLVHDIDMWIQYTILEVCNFLSGLGPAITGMDFMVLNLADWHGYKRRVPKRPGCPHCLPMADVKPGLPPLPMQFEYEVHFPSGHLSTPKAHQAHYKPSNLALAQVFKTYADIPAIPLGERKIPKGEGRTVCEMIYHPLQEQGEAELSLDYLSSILLCGTGIRGTLQLSEAGETKVQRYAPTGGNLGSVQIYIISFGVRDLAAGIYYYHPWQHTLSALVSIGEPSAVNQAVTGTSDSLPDAIIVTTGALERVQAKYSAFAFRVIHLDAGVALAQMQLAAAACGIAFRPLSEWREAKLVDLLQIEPMQEPITGVYMLGRGAI; from the coding sequence ATGGATTCTCGTATAACGGTTAGCCGCATGGGGCGTATTGTCCAGCAAGACCCGCAATTTCACTTGCCTAATCTGCCCCGTTTTCCGTCTGCATTTGCAGTCATTCCCACTTCAGATGTTGTCATTGTTCACGGTGGAGAGGAACTGGCGGTGTTTCGCGGTCGGGCACGGGATGTTCTAAACCGCTTGCTGCCGATGTTGGATGGCACACGCGATATTGGTCAAATATGCGGATCATTCCGGGAGTTTTCTTCTCAGGCGGTGATCGACTGTATCGCACTGCTTTACATGCGCGGACTATTGGAGGATGCCGCGGCCGACGGAACATGGGATTTATCGTCACTGGATCAAGAAACGGTATTTTACTTTCAGCGGCAGCTTGATTCCACGCGGATTCATGCCAGCAGCTTGCAGGGAATCAAGAAATTAAAGGAAACGCATCTAGGGGTATATACGAACATTTCGGATTCTTATTTGCTTCGGGAAGGACTTTTGCAGGCGGGGATTGGAGAAGTATCGCTTCAGGACTTTGGCGTCGACATTCGGCTTACGAACGAAACATTCGTATTGGCTGCTGTGAACGGAAACCTGTCGGAACTTGAGATCCGGAGGTTGGCGGATGTATGTGCAAGGCAGGAGATTCCCTGGCTACTTAGCTTAACATGCGGGCATATGGGAATGCTGGGGCCATATTTTGAACGTTCTGAAACAGCCTGTTATGGATGTTTTGAAGAGCTGCTGCAAGGAATGGCGGATTTCACAGGCGATACGCCAAGCCTTGTGCATGACATCGATATGTGGATACAGTATACGATTCTTGAAGTTTGCAATTTTTTATCCGGACTTGGACCTGCTATTACTGGAATGGATTTTATGGTATTGAATCTGGCCGATTGGCATGGATATAAGAGGAGAGTGCCCAAACGCCCAGGGTGCCCTCATTGTCTTCCCATGGCAGATGTGAAGCCCGGTCTGCCTCCATTACCAATGCAATTTGAATATGAGGTGCACTTTCCTTCCGGGCATCTCAGCACGCCAAAGGCACATCAGGCTCACTATAAGCCGAGTAATTTGGCTTTGGCTCAAGTGTTCAAGACGTATGCCGATATCCCTGCCATCCCGTTGGGAGAACGGAAGATTCCGAAAGGGGAAGGCCGCACTGTTTGCGAGATGATCTATCATCCTCTGCAGGAACAAGGGGAAGCAGAACTATCGCTGGATTATTTGTCTTCCATCCTGTTATGTGGAACGGGGATCCGTGGCACGCTTCAGCTTTCAGAAGCAGGCGAAACGAAAGTGCAGCGGTATGCCCCCACCGGCGGCAACTTGGGGTCAGTGCAAATTTATATCATATCATTTGGCGTGAGAGACTTGGCAGCCGGAATATATTATTATCATCCATGGCAGCACACATTAAGTGCTCTCGTTTCCATAGGTGAACCGTCTGCTGTTAACCAGGCTGTAACTGGGACAAGCGATAGTTTGCCGGATGCCATCATCGTGACAACGGGGGCGCTGGAACGCGTTCAAGCGAAGTATTCGGCGTTTGCTTTTCGTGTCATACACCTCGATGCCGGGGTTGCCCTCGCCCAGATGCAGCTTGCAGCCGCCGCATGCGGCATCGCATTCAGGCCTCTCTCAGAGTGGAGGGAAGCCAAACTGGTTGATTTATTGCAGATTGAGCCGATGCAAGAACCGATCACCGGAGTTTATATGCTCGGAAGGGGGGCAATCTAA
- a CDS encoding nitroreductase family protein, which produces MIRENLQLGCKEKKGFAGVAAELPRSSGNGNEDMMASRHQIALPVCHEQGKHLADVLNARVSVRKYAEVDVGLGDLGTILRAAKKGDLNDWSKENELGVELNFYVIARNVESLSRGQICRYDSAAHKLELIGCSDPQEEICTLQEEFSCAPAIIAVCGSMARSVAEYGAHGYRQILTRGGAAVQRAATVAISLGYVGCIFAGLYQRPLREVVGIDGYHETQLLAYSFGRP; this is translated from the coding sequence ATGATTCGCGAGAACCTGCAGTTAGGCTGCAAGGAAAAGAAGGGATTTGCAGGAGTTGCCGCAGAATTACCGAGAAGCTCGGGCAACGGCAATGAAGACATGATGGCTTCCCGCCACCAAATAGCGTTACCCGTCTGTCACGAGCAAGGAAAGCATTTGGCTGATGTTCTTAATGCCCGCGTATCCGTCCGCAAATATGCAGAGGTTGATGTTGGTCTTGGAGATTTGGGGACAATTTTGCGAGCAGCCAAAAAAGGTGATTTGAACGATTGGTCCAAGGAAAACGAATTAGGAGTGGAGTTGAATTTTTATGTCATCGCACGTAATGTCGAATCCCTCTCACGCGGGCAAATTTGCCGTTATGATTCTGCGGCGCATAAACTGGAACTGATTGGATGTTCAGACCCTCAGGAGGAAATATGCACACTTCAAGAGGAGTTTTCCTGCGCTCCCGCGATCATCGCCGTTTGCGGCTCTATGGCCCGCTCCGTAGCCGAATATGGTGCTCATGGTTACAGGCAAATCCTTACACGCGGCGGGGCTGCTGTGCAGCGGGCGGCAACGGTTGCCATTTCTTTAGGTTATGTTGGATGTATTTTTGCGGGCTTATACCAGCGGCCGCTAAGGGAAGTCGTCGGAATTGACGGTTACCATGAAACCCAACTGTTGGCTTATTCATTTGGTCGGCCGTGA
- a CDS encoding DUF4181 domain-containing protein has protein sequence MLGHDREGLWGTGKKIEIWGKVLLLLAALPIAFSIIYHEGRESQTIKWFWFFLITAVFGFQAVIEWKFLKGYKNYIVSLIMILIGTAFIGIWLSV, from the coding sequence ATGCTTGGACACGACAGAGAAGGTCTGTGGGGAACGGGAAAGAAGATCGAAATCTGGGGGAAAGTGCTTCTGCTGCTTGCGGCGCTGCCAATCGCATTTTCCATCATATATCATGAAGGCCGCGAGAGCCAAACGATAAAATGGTTTTGGTTTTTCCTGATTACCGCTGTTTTTGGCTTTCAAGCTGTTATCGAATGGAAATTTTTGAAGGGATACAAAAACTATATCGTTTCGTTGATTATGATATTGATTGGAACCGCTTTTATAGGAATATGGTTATCGGTATGA
- a CDS encoding YxcD family protein, which yields MILSMDEIINAICLHMAERKRIRPQDVQVELCWDEDTGYTAEVWAEGRSQYLVESNMIEAILRYLHTEYNIRAYREQIMLDLDEEITAQVDVDTEQAY from the coding sequence CTGATCCTTTCGATGGATGAAATCATCAACGCGATCTGCCTGCATATGGCTGAGCGCAAGCGAATTCGTCCCCAGGATGTTCAGGTTGAATTGTGTTGGGATGAAGATACGGGTTATACGGCTGAAGTTTGGGCCGAAGGCCGCAGCCAATATCTCGTAGAATCGAACATGATCGAAGCCATTTTGCGATATTTGCACACCGAATACAACATCAGGGCGTATCGCGAGCAAATCATGCTTGATCTTGATGAGGAAATCACCGCGCAAGTGGATGTTGATACAGAGCAGGCTTACTGA
- a CDS encoding PadR family transcriptional regulator, producing the protein MNTLSYGLLAFLARESSSGYDVMLKIQPFWQAKHSQIYPLLAQMEENELLTSYWVKQSEKPDKKIYSITDNGIRKLKEWMYKPLPDPVTRDELSMKTFCMWLTDRDNAIEIIESRKAYFLRRLESFRKMLQKIPEDKRGFGNREFYDYILVQKGIFNATAGLDWCSWVLAMLKEQQAKDSTAHSEQPVPSVNQKI; encoded by the coding sequence ATGAATACGCTATCCTACGGATTGTTGGCTTTTTTGGCCAGGGAATCTTCATCCGGCTATGATGTCATGCTGAAAATCCAGCCGTTCTGGCAGGCCAAGCACAGCCAGATTTATCCTCTTCTTGCACAAATGGAGGAGAATGAACTGCTTACTTCCTATTGGGTTAAACAGTCCGAAAAACCCGATAAAAAAATTTATTCCATCACTGATAACGGTATCCGGAAACTGAAGGAATGGATGTATAAGCCGCTTCCTGATCCAGTTACGCGGGATGAGTTGTCGATGAAAACTTTTTGCATGTGGCTAACAGACCGTGATAATGCCATCGAAATCATCGAATCGAGAAAAGCCTATTTCCTGCGCAGACTCGAATCCTTCCGCAAAATGCTGCAAAAGATACCCGAAGACAAACGGGGATTCGGCAATCGCGAATTCTATGATTATATCCTGGTGCAAAAGGGGATCTTCAATGCCACAGCCGGACTGGATTGGTGCAGTTGGGTGCTGGCGATGCTCAAAGAGCAGCAGGCAAAAGATTCGACCGCGCATTCCGAGCAGCCCGTACCGTCTGTGAACCAAAAAATTTAA
- a CDS encoding beta-class carbonic anhydrase codes for MSHISEILEYNRQFVESKQYEQYLTGKFPDKKLVIITCMDTRLVELLPKAMNLKNGDVKIIKIAGAIVSHPFGSVMRSILVALYELNADEVIVVGHLDCGMAALNADHMIQEIRNRGISEEVLSTLENSGIKLNKWLHGFENIHDGVKGTVELIQKHPLLPADVPVHGMIIDPNTGALELVKDGYKERTGK; via the coding sequence ATGAGCCACATATCTGAAATTTTGGAATACAACCGCCAATTTGTTGAAAGTAAGCAATATGAACAATATTTGACCGGGAAATTCCCGGATAAAAAGCTCGTAATCATTACTTGCATGGATACGCGTTTGGTTGAGCTGCTGCCAAAGGCGATGAATTTGAAAAACGGCGACGTCAAAATCATTAAAATCGCTGGTGCGATCGTTTCCCATCCGTTCGGCAGCGTGATGCGAAGCATCCTCGTCGCTTTGTACGAGCTAAACGCGGACGAAGTCATCGTTGTGGGCCATCTGGACTGCGGTATGGCGGCGCTGAATGCCGATCATATGATTCAGGAAATCAGAAACCGGGGCATCTCCGAGGAGGTGCTGTCCACGCTCGAAAACTCCGGAATCAAGTTGAACAAATGGCTGCACGGGTTTGAAAATATTCATGATGGCGTCAAAGGAACCGTCGAGCTGATCCAAAAGCATCCCCTGCTGCCTGCCGACGTTCCCGTGCACGGCATGATCATCGACCCGAACACAGGAGCGCTTGAGCTCGTTAAGGATGGTTATAAGGAACGTACTGGAAAATAA
- a CDS encoding iron-sulfur cluster biosynthesis family protein has protein sequence MHMQISERAERFLRAKIGSKSSPVRLVFDGEGCGCGINGIPALWILSAQDEYDKEIHSNGIPFVIHPAHAIYFEENLYLDSEENYPSFRLSGDSQLYGQNIRLLDQRET, from the coding sequence ATGCATATGCAAATATCCGAACGCGCGGAACGCTTTCTGCGAGCGAAAATCGGCAGCAAGTCTTCCCCTGTCAGGCTTGTCTTTGATGGTGAAGGCTGCGGATGCGGAATTAACGGAATTCCGGCGTTATGGATCCTGTCCGCACAGGATGAATATGATAAGGAAATACATAGCAATGGCATTCCTTTTGTCATCCATCCGGCGCACGCGATCTATTTCGAAGAAAACCTTTACCTCGATTCGGAGGAAAACTATCCGTCCTTCCGTCTCTCCGGAGACAGCCAGCTGTATGGCCAAAACATTAGACTGCTGGATCAACGCGAAACTTAA
- a CDS encoding carboxypeptidase M32, translated as MNNELNAKLELFMEINRKISAYNEAISLMHWDLRTGAPRRGVELRSGVIGTLSAEQFKLRVSDEMGEYIDFFTTPEVYSQLDEKTRRVLKECKKDYDENKRIPSKKIEEFSVLSAHTQTIWEEAKENNDFASFEPNLTKIVSLLRELIQYWGVKGTTYDTLLDKYEPDMTVAKLDEVFSRLRDRLVPLVAAIQASPNKPDTSFLDQIFEQDQQEKMGLFILEQMGYDFDAGRLDESVHPFAIGLNSGDVRITTHYIQDDVTSALFSSLHEGGHALYEQNISKDLAGTPLATGTSMGIHESQSRLWENIIGRSRAFWERYYPDLQKHFPQQLQHVSLDDFYRAVNRVENSLIRIESDELTYNLHIIIRYEIEKMIFNERLEVKDLPKVWNDKYQQYLGITPPSDSLGVLQDVHWSGGDFGYFASYSLGNMYAAQIMNTMKKELPGLDQYIGEGNLLPIKEWLTEKIYRFGKSLTPSEIIMQVTGEELNPDYLADYLEEKYKEIYKL; from the coding sequence ATGAATAATGAGTTAAATGCGAAATTGGAATTATTTATGGAAATCAACCGTAAAATTTCCGCGTATAACGAAGCGATCTCCCTGATGCATTGGGATTTGCGTACAGGAGCGCCGCGCAGAGGAGTTGAACTTCGTTCCGGCGTCATCGGCACCCTGTCTGCGGAGCAATTCAAGCTGCGCGTTTCGGATGAGATGGGGGAATACATAGACTTTTTTACCACCCCTGAAGTATACAGCCAACTGGATGAAAAAACTCGCCGCGTATTAAAGGAATGCAAAAAAGACTACGATGAAAACAAACGGATTCCCTCGAAAAAGATCGAGGAATTTTCCGTGCTTTCCGCACATACGCAAACCATTTGGGAAGAAGCCAAAGAAAACAATGATTTTGCTTCCTTTGAGCCGAATTTAACCAAAATCGTCAGCCTGCTGAGAGAACTCATCCAGTATTGGGGCGTTAAAGGCACGACTTATGATACGCTCCTTGATAAATACGAGCCGGATATGACCGTGGCCAAACTCGACGAAGTTTTCAGTCGGCTGCGCGACCGTTTGGTGCCCCTGGTAGCGGCAATTCAAGCATCGCCTAATAAACCGGATACGTCGTTCCTGGATCAAATTTTCGAACAAGACCAGCAAGAGAAAATGGGCCTCTTTATTTTGGAACAAATGGGTTATGACTTTGATGCCGGACGGCTGGACGAAAGTGTTCATCCGTTTGCGATCGGACTCAACTCCGGCGATGTGCGGATTACGACGCATTATATCCAGGATGACGTGACCAGCGCGCTGTTCAGTTCCCTGCATGAAGGCGGACACGCCCTCTATGAGCAAAACATTAGTAAGGATCTGGCGGGCACGCCGCTGGCGACGGGGACATCGATGGGCATCCACGAATCCCAATCCCGTTTGTGGGAGAACATCATCGGCCGCAGCCGCGCTTTCTGGGAGCGTTATTACCCCGATCTGCAAAAGCATTTCCCGCAGCAACTGCAGCATGTATCGCTGGATGATTTCTACCGGGCCGTAAACCGCGTGGAAAACTCCCTGATTCGGATTGAATCCGACGAGCTGACGTACAACCTGCATATCATTATCCGTTATGAAATCGAGAAGATGATCTTTAATGAAAGATTGGAAGTCAAGGATCTGCCGAAAGTATGGAATGACAAATACCAGCAATACCTGGGTATCACGCCTCCGAGCGACAGCCTTGGGGTGCTTCAGGACGTTCACTGGTCCGGCGGCGATTTCGGCTACTTCGCTTCGTATTCCCTTGGCAACATGTATGCCGCACAAATCATGAATACGATGAAAAAGGAACTGCCTGGGCTGGATCAATACATCGGCGAAGGCAACCTGCTTCCGATCAAAGAATGGCTGACCGAGAAAATCTACCGTTTCGGCAAAAGCCTCACGCCTTCGGAGATCATCATGCAGGTAACCGGCGAGGAACTGAACCCGGATTACTTGGCAGATTATCTGGAGGAAAAATACAAAGAGATTTACAAGCTGTAA
- a CDS encoding ABC transporter substrate-binding protein produces MLKNKRGIWIGLFSLVLFGMVFSGCGGGKSVEKVKVGEVTRSVFYAPEYVALEKGFFKEEGLDVELQTIPGGDKTMTALLSGAIDVALVGSETSIYVYQQGSDDPVINFGQVTQTDGTFLMARNGEGKLDWNKVKGSDFLGQRKGGMPQMAGEFTLRKHNIDPHKDLNLIQNIDFANIASAYLSGTGDYVQLFEPQASIFEKEGKGRVVASFGEESGHLPYTVFMSKQSYIKKHNDTVQKFTNALQKAQNWVQQHSPEEIADAIIPYFKDADKNIIISSVKRYKDQGTYAADPIVDDAEWNNLLDVMTQAGELKEKVPAKAIVDNSFAEKAKSSVK; encoded by the coding sequence ATGCTGAAGAACAAACGCGGGATCTGGATCGGTCTTTTCTCACTTGTCCTGTTCGGGATGGTTTTTTCGGGATGCGGAGGCGGTAAATCCGTGGAAAAGGTGAAGGTGGGGGAAGTGACAAGATCCGTTTTCTATGCTCCGGAATACGTGGCGCTGGAAAAGGGATTTTTTAAAGAGGAAGGGTTGGATGTCGAGCTGCAGACGATCCCCGGCGGCGACAAAACGATGACGGCCCTTTTATCGGGAGCAATCGATGTGGCCTTGGTCGGTTCAGAGACGTCCATTTATGTGTACCAGCAGGGTTCGGATGACCCGGTCATTAATTTCGGGCAGGTCACGCAAACCGACGGAACGTTTTTAATGGCCAGAAACGGGGAAGGTAAGCTGGATTGGAACAAGGTGAAGGGGAGCGATTTCCTGGGCCAACGCAAAGGCGGCATGCCGCAAATGGCAGGCGAGTTCACGCTGCGCAAACATAACATCGACCCGCATAAGGATTTGAATCTGATTCAAAACATCGATTTTGCGAACATCGCATCAGCTTATTTGTCCGGAACGGGCGACTACGTACAGTTGTTCGAACCGCAGGCCTCTATTTTCGAAAAAGAAGGAAAAGGACGAGTGGTGGCCTCCTTTGGCGAGGAGAGCGGGCATTTGCCTTACACGGTTTTTATGAGCAAGCAAAGCTACATCAAGAAACATAACGACACTGTTCAAAAGTTTACGAATGCGCTGCAAAAAGCGCAAAACTGGGTACAGCAGCATAGTCCCGAGGAGATCGCTGACGCGATTATTCCTTATTTTAAGGATGCGGATAAAAACATCATTATTTCTTCCGTCAAACGCTACAAGGATCAGGGGACGTATGCTGCCGATCCGATCGTGGACGATGCGGAATGGAATAACCTGCTGGATGTCATGACCCAAGCGGGAGAATTGAAGGAGAAAGTGCCGGCCAAAGCAATCGTGGACAATAGCTTTGCCGAAAAAGCCAAATCTTCCGTGAAATAG
- a CDS encoding ABC transporter ATP-binding protein produces the protein MEPVVELQHITHVYVSDREASLALDGLDLKVYPGEFVSLVGPSGCGKTTLLSIIAGLMKPTKGEVMVYGRKVGGPTAEVGYMLQQDYLFPWRTIFENASIGLELTGRMDEEHLAKTVSLFEEMGLEDTRDLYPQQLSGGMRQRVALVRTLSTEPGILLLDEPFSALDYQTKLQLEDLISETLREKNKTAILVTHDLSEAAAVSDRVIVLGSRPGRILRTFEVPKHIRNERPLLAREQRGFHELFHEIWREMEGAGNKE, from the coding sequence ATGGAGCCGGTAGTCGAATTACAACATATTACTCATGTATACGTCAGTGACCGCGAAGCATCGTTGGCCCTGGACGGATTGGATTTGAAGGTGTATCCGGGGGAGTTCGTAAGTCTTGTCGGACCTAGCGGGTGCGGCAAGACGACGCTGCTCTCGATCATCGCCGGGCTGATGAAGCCTACCAAAGGCGAGGTCATGGTTTATGGACGAAAAGTGGGAGGGCCTACAGCCGAGGTTGGATATATGCTGCAGCAGGATTATCTTTTCCCGTGGCGCACCATTTTTGAAAATGCCTCGATTGGTCTGGAACTCACCGGGCGCATGGATGAAGAACATCTTGCCAAAACGGTTTCCCTGTTCGAGGAAATGGGACTGGAGGATACCCGGGACCTGTATCCGCAGCAGTTGTCCGGAGGAATGAGACAGCGTGTGGCGCTTGTCCGAACACTGTCGACCGAACCCGGCATACTGCTGCTGGATGAGCCTTTTTCAGCGCTTGATTATCAAACAAAGCTGCAGCTTGAGGATCTGATTTCCGAAACGCTGCGCGAAAAAAATAAAACGGCGATTCTCGTCACGCATGACTTGTCCGAGGCTGCCGCGGTCAGCGACCGGGTCATCGTGCTTGGCAGCCGGCCGGGAAGAATCCTGAGAACTTTTGAAGTACCGAAGCATATCCGCAACGAAAGGCCGCTGCTGGCCAGGGAACAACGAGGATTCCATGAGCTGTTTCATGAAATTTGGCGCGAAATGGAGGGCGCCGGAAATAAGGAGTGA
- a CDS encoding ABC transporter permease, translated as MTLLDSRITASTPAAPDDGIQALHEAHLKRQKKQRIQVLSVQMAILLLFFALWEAAGRLKWIDVLLFSYPSKVFAQIWKDIASGELWGHLGITVGETVVGFVLGTLFGTLIAVLIWWSPFLSKVLDPYMVVFNSMPKVALGPIFIVMFGAGFLSITVTTLSITVIVTTLVVYNSFCEVDTNLIEVVRVFGGSKTQVFRKVILPASFPTIISTLKVNVGMAWVGVIVGEFLVAKMGLGYLIIYGFQVFNFTLVLSSLLIIAVVATGMYQLVVYVERKLLTHRR; from the coding sequence ATGACATTGTTAGACAGCCGGATTACCGCAAGCACGCCCGCTGCTCCCGATGACGGCATACAGGCGCTGCACGAAGCACATCTCAAACGTCAAAAGAAACAGCGGATTCAGGTATTGTCGGTACAGATGGCGATACTGCTGTTGTTTTTTGCGTTATGGGAAGCGGCCGGCAGACTGAAATGGATTGATGTATTGCTATTCAGTTATCCGTCGAAGGTATTTGCGCAAATCTGGAAGGATATCGCCAGCGGCGAGCTGTGGGGCCATCTGGGAATTACGGTGGGAGAAACGGTGGTCGGGTTCGTTCTGGGGACGCTGTTTGGAACGCTGATTGCGGTGCTGATCTGGTGGTCCCCGTTTTTGTCCAAGGTGCTTGATCCGTATATGGTCGTGTTTAACAGTATGCCGAAAGTGGCTTTAGGACCGATTTTTATCGTGATGTTTGGGGCGGGATTTCTGTCCATTACTGTGACGACGCTGTCCATTACCGTCATTGTGACCACTTTGGTCGTTTATAACAGCTTCTGCGAGGTAGATACAAATCTGATTGAGGTGGTCCGCGTATTTGGCGGCAGTAAAACGCAGGTTTTCCGCAAGGTGATTCTTCCGGCTTCATTTCCAACCATTATATCTACGTTAAAAGTGAATGTGGGCATGGCTTGGGTTGGCGTCATCGTGGGCGAGTTTCTGGTGGCGAAAATGGGGCTTGGTTATTTGATTATCTACGGTTTTCAAGTATTCAATTTCACGTTAGTGCTCTCGAGCCTGCTGATCATCGCGGTCGTGGCGACAGGCATGTATCAGCTTGTGGTTTATGTGGAACGCAAACTGCTGACGCATCGGCGGTAA